The following coding sequences lie in one Oryctolagus cuniculus chromosome 7, mOryCun1.1, whole genome shotgun sequence genomic window:
- the CD101 gene encoding immunoglobulin superfamily member 2 — MARVLHAASLFFLLTKLSIGQREVTIQKGPLYRTEGYPVSIGCNVTGHQGPSEQHFRWSVYLPTAPAQEIQIVSTENAKFSYAVYAQRVRSREIYVERVQGNSVLLHIAALQMKDAGEYECHTPNTDGKYHGSYSAKTNLVVLPDTLSATMSPRTLSKEEDDALELTCEAAKATAQHTHLSVSWYLTQDGGSGQATKIISLSRDFVVVPGPVYTERFAAGDVRLDRLGVTTFRLRIERLQPSDQGQVFCEAAEWIQDPDETWSCISKKRTDPTVLRIQPAGRDFQVSITAESTFAEGKPLELTCLAEGSSSRQQLQGAWFLNGTEIAQVDADGVLGLKTDYKDRASQGQLQVSKLNPRAFSLKIFSVGPEDEGAYRCSVAEVVRSQRGSWQVLQRKQSPVSPVQLVKPAARSVEVSAKNKQQPVWEGEALTLLCRVGGAASPLSVSWWRTRQDQTQPELVAAMAQDGTVQLGASSGGPSNHGNTRLEKGDWATFQLEITSTAVVDSGTYECRVSERTWSPASDLSWAQRTAVTVKSLQSSLQVNLMIRQPQVTLASTFDLACIVTTGYSELSLPLSVTWQFQPTRSPVFQQLIQIFHNGTIEWGDTLPQFHRKTKISQSSSRSQLQIYDATEEEIGMYRCKVEVHDRNALLTNGFVRASAISHPVRVHIVLPVSKLKVNSSSQVQEIAINSNTKIECSILSWSTGNLQLVVIWYFSPISTNASWLRILEVDQTNVIKYGDEFHTPWRKQKFHAEKVSQDLFQLHILGVDDSDQGDYHCAVEEWLLSTNSTWHKLGSEKSGLTQLRLKPTGSNIRVSKVDWTANATEHREVAMRCVLESSGGPAALYSVIWYWNREHSGSKMLVHLHHDGLLEYGEEALQSRLHCYRSAPADFVLKLHRVELADAGMYWCRVAEWQLHGQSSKWASQASAESQRMMLTVLPSEPTFSSRICSSVPLVYFLFICPFVLCGLLLVALLCVYQKARKVATLGSKAQKEKALWLDLGGAGGRTTDRREDQEEEEEEGQ; from the exons CTAAGCTCAGCATTGGCCAGAGAGAAGTAACAATTCAAAAAGGACCACTGTACAGAACTGAAGGTTACCCAGTCAGCATTGGCTGCAACGTAACTGGCCACCAGGGACCTTCTGAGCAGCATTTCCGGTGGTCTGTGTACCTGCCGACAGCCCCAGCCCAGGAAATCCAGATCGTCAGCACCGAGAATGCAAAATTCTCCTATGCAGTGTATGCGCAGCGAGTGCGGAGCCGGGAAATCTACGTGGAGAGGGTGCAGGGCAACTCTGTCTTGTTGCACATCGCAGCGCTCCAGATGAAGGATGCTGGCGAGTATGAGTGTCACACACCCAACACTGATGGCAAATACCACGGCAGTTACAGTGCCAAGACTAATCTAGTCG TCCTGCCAGACACCCTCTCTGCCACCATGAGTCCTCGCACTCTCAGTAAGGAGGAAGATGACGCCCTAGAGCTTACCTGTGAGGCAGCCAAAGCCACAGCTCAGCACACCCACCTCTCCGTCTCCTGGTACCTGACGCAGGATGGAGGAAGCGGCCAGGCCACCAAGATTATTTCCCTCTCCAGAGATTTTGTGGTGGTCCCTGGGCCAGTGTATACAGAGAGGTTTGCGGCCGGTGATGTGCGGCTGGACAGGCTTGGGGTCACGACCTTCAGACTGCGTATAGAGAGGCTGCAGCCCTCAGATCAAGGCCAGGTGTTCTGTGAGGCGGCTGAGTGGATTCAGGATCCAGATGAAACCTGGAGCTGCATCTCAAAAAAGCGGACTGATCCAACCGTACTGAGGATCCAGCCAGCGG GGAGAGATTTCCAGGTCAGCATCACAGCTGAGAGCACGTTTGCTGAAGGGAAGCCCTTAGAACTCACGTGCCTGGCAGAGGGCAGCAGCAGCCGCCAACAGCTCCAGGGTGCTTGGTTCCTCAATGGGACGGAAATTGCCCAGGTGGATGCTGATGGAGTCCTGGGCCTGAAAACGGACTACAAAGACAGAGCAAGTCAAGGACAGCTGCAGGTTTCCAAGTTAAACCCCAGGGCTTTCTCGCTCAAGATCTTCTCTGTGGGGCCGGAGGATGAAGGTGCCTACAGATGCTCCGTGGCCGAGGTGGTGAGATCTCAGAGGGGCTCCTGGCAGGTGCTGCAGAGGAAGCAGTCACCAGTCAGCCCCGTGCAGCTGGTGAAGCCAGCAG CGAGAAGTGTGGAAGTGTCGGCCAAGAACAAGCAGCAGCCTGTGTGGGAAGGAGAGGCGCTCACCCTTCTCTGCAGGGTTGGGGGAGCTGCCAGTCCGCTGTCTGTGAGCTGGTGGCGTACCCGGCAGGATCAGACCCAGCCCGAGCTGGTGGCTGCTATGGCACAGGATGGCACTGTGCagctgggagcctcctctgggGGACCCAGTAACCATGGCAACACAAGGCTGGAGAAAGGCGACTGGGCCACCTTCCAGCTGGAGATCACCTCCACCGCTGTCGTGGACAGTGGCACGTATGAGTGCAGAGTGTCTGAGCGGACCTGGAGCCCGGCCAGCGATCTGAGCTGGGCTCAGAGGACTGCGGTTACCGTAAAGTCCCTGC AGTCAAGTCTACAAGTGAATCTGATGATCCGTCAACCTCAAGTGACGTTAGCCAGCACCTTTGACTTGGCCTGCATCGTTACGACTGGCTATTCGGAGCTCAGCCTACCGCTGTCTGTGACATGGCAGTTCCAGCCGACTAGGTCTCCTGTCTTCCAGCAGCTCATTCAGATCTTCCACAATGGCACTATTGAGTGGGGAGATACCCTACCCCAGTTCCATAGGAAGACAAAGATCTCACAGTCTTCATCTCGCTCTCAACTCCAAATCTACGATGCCACTGAGGAAGAGATAGGCATGTACAGGTGTAAAGTGGAAGTTCATGACAGAAACGCCCTACTCACCAATGGCTTCGTGAGGGCTTCTGCCATCTCTCACCCGGTGAGGGTACACATTGTCTTACCAG TGAGCAAGCTAAAAGTGAATTCAAGTAGCCAAGTCCAAGAGATCGCCATCAACTCCAACACCAAAATAGAATGTAGCATTTTGTCCTGGTCCACTGGAAACCTCCAGTTGGTTGTTATTTGGTATTTCTCTCCTATTTCCACGAATGCATCCTGGCTGAGGATCCTGGAAGTGGACCAAACCAATGTTATAAAATATGGGGATGAATTTCACACCCCTTGGAGGAAACAAAAATTTCACGCTGAGAAGGTTTCCCAAGATTTGTTTCAGCTGCACATTCTGGGCGTAGATGACAGCGACCAGGGTGACTATCACTGTGCTGTGGAAGAATGGCTCTTGTCTACAAATAGCACTTGGCACAAGCTTGGGAGCGAGAAGTCAGGACTAACACAATTGAGACTCAAGCCCACAG GAAGTAATATCCGTGTCTCCAAGGTGGACTGGACAGCAAACGCCACTGAGCACAGAGAGGTGGCCATGCGCTGTGTCCTGGAGAGCTCGGGCGGCCCAGCTGCCCTGTACTCCGTGATATGGTACTGGAACAGAGAGCATTCCGGAAGTAAAATGCTGGTGCACCTGCACCATGATGGCTTGCTGGAGTATGGAGAAGAGGCGCTCCAGAGCCGTCTGCACTGCTACCGCTCAGCCCCTGCGGACTTTGTCCTGAAGCTGCACCGGGTGGAGCTGGCAGATGCTGGCATGTACTGGTGCAGGGTGGCAGAGTGGCAGCTACATGGGCAGTCGAGCAAATGGGCCAGCCAAGCGTCAGCTGAGTCACAGCGCATGATGCTCACCGTGCTGCCCTCAG